Part of the Bacillus sp. N1-1 genome, CATCCCATTTGGGGATGAGTCTTTTTTATAGAAATAAGAATGGTGATGACGATTGAGGCTAATCTCCAAACAGTAGTTAAACAAACGTTTGATTAATCCGACTTAATCAAACGTTTGTTTAAAATTGGAACAGACGGCGTTCTGTTGCTTAATGAAGCTTATTTTTGGTATCATCTATATATTGCAGGTTGTTCGAAATTTGTGGAGGTGAAAGTGATGTCCAGAATTACCAAAGAAGAGGTTAAGCATGTAGCCAATCTCGCTAGATTAGAAATGGATGAGGCAGAGGTCGAAAAATTTACAACTCAGCTTGATGACATTATCTCAATGGCGGAGCAGCTGAATGAATTAGATACAGAGAACGTTGCGCCTACAACACACGTTCTTGATTTGAAAAACGTACTGCGTGAAGACAAAGTACAGCCGTGGCTAACGCGTGAGGAAGCATTGAAGAATGCACCGGATCAAGCGAACGGTCAAGTAAAAGTTCCATCAATATTTGAGTAAGGGAGGCAACGTCCTTGTTTGATAAAAGCATAAGTGAGCTTCACAGCTTGCTTCATAAGAAAGAGTTATCCGTCAGTGAACTTGTTCAAACTTCGTTTGATCGCATTCAAACGGTCGACGAAAAGGTAAAAGCGTTCATGACGTTAAATGAAGAAGGTGCCATGCAAGCGGCAAAAGCTCTTGATGAAAAGCTTGGTACCGAAGAGGCAAGAGGACTTCTCTTTGGTCTCCCTGTCGGTGTTAAAGATAACATCGTTACGAAAGGACTACGCACAACAGCGTCAAGTCAGCTTCTAAGTAACTTTGAACCATTACATAATGCAACGGTGGTTGAACGCTTAAATGCAGCGGAAACGATTACTGTCGGCAAATTGAATATGGACGAGTTCGCGATGGGTTCTTCGAATGAGAACTCTGGTTATTTCGGCACGCGTAACCCTTGGAATACAGATTATGTCCCGGGTGGATCAAGCGGTGGCTCAGCTGCCTCTGTTGCGGCTGGAGAGGTATTCTTCTCTCTTGGTTCTGATACAGGTGGTTCGATCCGTCAACCAGCTGCCTTTTGTGGTGTCGTTGGACTAAAACCAACGTACGGACTAGTTTCTCGTTTTGGACTAATTGCTTTTGCATCATCACTTGATCAAATTGGACCAATTACGAACACAGTAGAAGATAATGCTTATCTTCTTCAATCGATTGCCGGTCATGACAAGATGGATTCAACATCAGCGAACGTTGACGTTCCAGATTATCTTTCAAGTCTAACAGGTGATGTGAAAGGTCTTCGTATTGCTGTACCGAAAGAGTACCTTGCTGAAGGTGTAGATGAAGATGTGAAGAACAGCGTCCTTCAGT contains:
- the gatC gene encoding Asp-tRNA(Asn)/Glu-tRNA(Gln) amidotransferase subunit GatC, giving the protein MSRITKEEVKHVANLARLEMDEAEVEKFTTQLDDIISMAEQLNELDTENVAPTTHVLDLKNVLREDKVQPWLTREEALKNAPDQANGQVKVPSIFE
- the gatA gene encoding Asp-tRNA(Asn)/Glu-tRNA(Gln) amidotransferase subunit GatA translates to MFDKSISELHSLLHKKELSVSELVQTSFDRIQTVDEKVKAFMTLNEEGAMQAAKALDEKLGTEEARGLLFGLPVGVKDNIVTKGLRTTASSQLLSNFEPLHNATVVERLNAAETITVGKLNMDEFAMGSSNENSGYFGTRNPWNTDYVPGGSSGGSAASVAAGEVFFSLGSDTGGSIRQPAAFCGVVGLKPTYGLVSRFGLIAFASSLDQIGPITNTVEDNAYLLQSIAGHDKMDSTSANVDVPDYLSSLTGDVKGLRIAVPKEYLAEGVDEDVKNSVLQSLKKLEELGATWEEVSLPHSKYAVATYYLLSSSEASANLARFDGVRYGVRAEAENLIDLYKKTRSEGFGDEVKRRIMLGTFALSSGYYDAYYKKAQKVRTLIKNDFEKVFEDYDVIIGPTTPTPAFKVGEKIDNPLTMYANDILTIPVNLAGVPAISVPCGLSNGLPVGLQIIGKHFDEKTVYRVAHAYEQATDHHKAKPEL